In Rhododendron vialii isolate Sample 1 chromosome 9a, ASM3025357v1, the following are encoded in one genomic region:
- the LOC131299865 gene encoding probable LRR receptor-like serine/threonine-protein kinase At3g47570: protein MAHAGTNKPYASCGKNDESGQRLDLCYWFKENKAIQIFCFPLESGDFFYTAIVVKDYGKFKNSGARLLKKCVVCIKVSASQQVLSLPRSSKYQLDYNTSTLLKHSCISSSIKCSINISYLHMGMAMLKQFFPFMHVVFLLCLHFGCPSVSGSMHGGNETDSQALLAFKAAITGDSSGALNTWNESIHFCEWVGVTCGRRHERVVVLKLNHQKLEGSISRHIGNLSFLRELWLRNNSFSQTIPPELGRLQRLQKISLLSNSLTGEIPVNISRCYNLVAFEISSNKLAGKIPPVLGSLTKLEGLHIGRNSLTGGLPSTIGNLSSLITLYASENNITGNIPRTLGRLNKLEQLVIGMNKLVGTIPSSIFNLSRMTHILLSINQFQGSLPSDLGITLPNLRLLEVGVNSFTGSIPISLSNATKLYDIAFIQNDFTGKVPHLEKLRDLKRFGIDYNHLGTGEADDLSFLSSLTNATKLSIISLGENNFGGVLPESISNLSANLVTLSFVENNIFGTIPTGIGNLINLQALDMSMNNLSGDILGNIVKLQNLHILILGRNKFCGEIPSSISNLTLLSTLTLAENNLNGSIPSSMGKLKSLEQLYLFHNNLSGVIPKEVVSLSSLLSLDLSHNDLSGSLPMEIGTLRNLEILDVSQNMLVGSIPSSLSSCVTLALLNLEGNKFWGILPSTLATLRGMEELDLSRNNFSGKIPDYLIAFSFLQKLNLSFNDFEGAVPEGGVFKNATAISVKGNNKLCGGIPELQLPNCNSKGSRRKPISRTMIIVIPISFGLVGLVMVFCFLYLCWFRKTREPTFSKFLGIPLLQLSYQSLLKATDGFSPANLIGVGSFGSVYKGILDEGRKFVAVKVLNLQFHGASKSFISECKALKSIKHRNLLKVVTACSSVDYQGNDFKALVYEFMVNGSLEKWLHPTEIEDDSHEGPRSLSLLQRLNIAVDVASALDYLHHHCSNPILHCDLKPSNILLDDEMNGHVGDFGLARFLQGATYSSSANQSSSIGIRGSVGYAAPEYGLGNELSTCGDVYSYGILVLEMFTGKRPTDGMFGDSLTLHNFVKMSLAEGLADIVDPTIFQQREILEEASSSTSNTRSQSSPGSQKIQECLISLLKVGIACSEELPTDRLDIKDVVPQLHAIRSTLLKTRVHWGNKLVLLVIARRYLRSNWS from the exons AAAATGATGAATCTGGACAAAGACTTGACTTGTGTTATTGGTTCAAAGAAAATAAGGCAATCCAAATTTTCTGTTTCCCACTGGAAAGTGGGGACTTTTTCTACACGGCAATAGTTGTGAAGGACTATGGGAAATTTAAAAACAGCGGTGCACGGCTGCTGAAAAAGTGTGTGGTCTGTATAAAAGTGTCAGCATCTCAGCAGGTTTTAAGTCTACCAAGGTCGAGCAAATATCAGCTTGACTATAACACCAGCACTCTATTAAAGCACAGTTGTATCAGTAGTAGCATCAAATGCAGCATTAACATTTCCTATCTCCACATGGGTATGGCAATGTTAAAACAATTCTTCCCTTTCATGCATGTTGTTTTTCTGTTGTGCTTGCATTTTGGTTGTCCGAGTGTATCCGGCTCTATGCATGGCGGGAACGAGACTGACAGTCAGGCCTTGCTTGCGTTCAAGGCTGCAATAACGGGCGATTCCTCTGGAGCTCTGAACACATGGAATGAATCCATCCACTTTTGTGAATGGGTTGGTGTAACATGTGGCCGTCGACACGAGAGAGTTGTTGTGTTGAAGCTAAACCATCAGAAATTGGAAGGGTCCATTTCACGTCACATTGGAAATTTGAGTTTTCTTAGGGAACTATGGTTGCGTAACAATAGCTTCAGTCAAACAATACCCCCGGAACTTGGCCGCTTGCAAAGACTGCAAAAAATATCGCTGCTCAGTAATTCACTTACCGGTGAAATTCCAGTCAATATATCTCGTTGCTATAACCTTGTTGCCTTTGAAATTTctagcaataaattggcagggAAAATTCCTCCAGTGCTCGGTTCCCTAACCAAGCTCGAGGGGTTGCATATTGGAAGAAACAGTCTGACAGGAGGATTACCTTCGACTATTGGTAATCTATCATCTCTTATAACTTTGTATGCATCTGAAAATAATATTACGGGGAATATACCGCGTACTCTTGGTCGGTTGAATAAACTAGAACAACTTGTTATAGGGATGAACAAGTTGGTTGGTACCATTCCTTCCTCAATCTTTAATCTCTCTAGAATGACTCATATTCTTTTGTCAATTAACCAATTCCAAGGGAGCCTTCCCTCGGACCTAGGAATCACTCTTCCTAATCTCCGACTGCTGGAAGTTGGTGTAAACTCATTTACCGGATCTATTCCTATTTCCCTATCTAATGCCACCAAACTATACGATATTGCTTTCATACAAAATGACTTTACTGGAAAAGTTCCACATTTGGAGAAGTTGCGTGATCTTAAGCGGTTTGGGATCGACTACAATCATCTCGGTACTGGGGAAGCGGATGACTTGAGCTTTCTCAGCTCTTTGACCAATGCCACCAAGTTGTCTATCATATCTCTGGGCGAGAATAATTTTGGAGGTGTGTTGCCCGAATCAATTAGCAATTTGTCTGCTAATCTAGTTACCCTAAGCTTTGTCGAAAATAACATATTTGGAACCATTCCTACCGGGATAGGGAATCTTATCAATTTACAGGCTCTTGACATGTCGATGAACAATCTGAGTGGTGACATTCTTGGTAATATCGTGAAGCTTCAAAACCTGCATATTTTGATTCTCGGGAGGAACAAATTCTGCGGGGAGATCCCATCATCTATTTCAAATTTAACTTTGTTAAGTACCTTAACTTTAGCAGAAAATAACCTGAATGGCAGTATCCCTTCAAGCATGGGGAAATTGAAATCTTTGGAGCAGCTATATCTTTTTCACAACAATCTCAGTGGTGTCATACCCAAAGAAGTTGTCAGTCTCTCATCATTGTTGAGTCTAGACCTTTCGCATAACGATTTAAGTGGTTCCCTTCCAATGGAAATTGGAACTTTGAGAAATCTAGAAATACTTGATGTTTCTCAGAACATGCTGGTCGGTAGTATTCCAAGTTCTCTCAGTAGTTGTGTAACATTGGCATTACTAAATTTGGAAGGCAACAAATTCTGGGGAATTCTCCCTTCAACTTTGGCTACTTTGAGAGGTATGGAGGAGTTGGATCTCTCTCGCAATAATTTCTCAGGAAAAATCCCAGACTACTTAATTGCCTTTTCCTTTTTACAGAAATTAAACCTCTCGTTCAATGATTTTGAGGGCGCCGTACCAGAGGGAGGTGTATTCAAGAATGCAACTGCCATTTCTGTTAAGGGAAACAACAAGCTCTGTGGGGGCATACCTGAATTACAGTTGCCCAATTGTAACTCCAAAGGGTCAAGAAGGAAACCAATTAGTCGGACCATGATAATAGTAATTCCCATATCTTTTGGGCTTGTAGGACTAGTGATGGtgttttgtttcctttatcTTTGTTGGTTTAGAAAAACAAGAGAACCAACCTTCTCGAAATTTTTAGGGATCCCACTTCTCCAATTGTCCTACCAAAGTCTACTTAAAGCTACTGATGGCTTTTCTCCGGCTAATCTGATTGGTGTGGGGAGTTTTGGTTCAGTATATAAAGGAATTCTCGATGAAGGTCGAAAATTTGTTGCAGTAAAAGTACTAAACCTTCAATTCCATGGTGCTTCCAAGAGCTTTATTTCGGAATGTAAGGCCTTAAAGAGCATCAAGCATCGAAATCTTCTAAAGGTAGTCACAGCATGTTCAAGTGTCGATTATCAAGGCAACGATTTCAAAGCACTTGTGTATGAGTTCATGGTCAATGGGAGCCTAGAGAAGTGGTTGCATCCAACTGAGATTGAAGATGATTCTCACGAGGGACCAAGGAGTTTAAGCCTTCTACAAAGGTTAAACATTGCAGTTGATGTCGCATCTGCACTTGATTATCTTCACCATCATTGCTCAAACCCAATACTTCACTGTGACTTGAAACCGAGCAACATTCTCCTAGATGATGAAATGAATGGACATGTAGGTGATTTTGGGTTAGCAAGATTCCTTCAAGGAGCTACCTATAGCTCTTCTGCAAATCAGTCAAGTTCAATTGGCATAAGAGGGTCTGTTGGTTATGCGGCTCCAG AGTATGGCTTGGGAAATGAGCTGTCAACTTGTGGTGATGTTTATAGTTATGGCATTCTCGTACTGGAGATGTTTACAGGGAAGAGACCTACTGATGGCATGTTTGGTGATAGCCTAACCCTCCACAACTTTGTTAAGATGTCTCTTGCTGAAGGATTAGCGGACATTGTTGATCCAACAATATTTCAACAAAGAGAAATATTGGAGGAGGCAAGCTCAAGTACCAGCAACACTCGGAGTCAGAGCTCTCCTGGAagtcaaaaaattcaagaatgcTTGATTTCACTACTTAAGGTTGGAATCGCCTGTTCAGAAGAACTGCCGACAGATCGATTGGACATCAAGGACGTTGTTCCTCAGTTACATGCAATCCGTAGCACTCTTCTTAAAACCAGAGTTCATTGGGGCAATAAACTAGTATTGTTGGTCATCGCGAGAAG GTACCTAAGGTCGAATTGGTCTTGA
- the LOC131301574 gene encoding sorting nexin 2B-like codes for MMGFDNQEESHLYASQEHMETLLLDDDPSPASFPAASEAARFSDPLSLPFAEISTDDYDYPPSSSPQSIFQPPNPNPSLNLNSSSFQSILEPPSYADAVFRSFDRDLINGHDRASLDEPSTSPVSPSRSEYIRISVSDPQKELELSNSLVPGSNTYHTYLVTTRTNLKEFGGSEFSVRRRFREVVSLSDRLSESYRGFFIPLRPDKSVVESKVMQEGEFVEYRRDALEKYLRRLAAHPVIRRSEELRVFLRVEGKVFEGESREVVPVQPVGVGKGGGGGGRDLLWMFKELKQSVSYDWGGTKPLVVEEDKEFLERKDRLQEFELQLSSVSQQAESLVKAQQDIGETMGELGLAFVKLTKFETEEAMYNSQRVRAADMKNVATAAVKASRLYRELNAQTVKHLAKLHEYLGVMLAVNNAFTDRSNALLTVQTLLSELLSLNSRIEKLEVASSKIFGGDRKRILKIEELKETVRVTEDAKSCAVKEYEKIKENIKNELERLDKERHNDFMSMLKGFVVNQAGYAEKMANVWEMVAEETSGYAKDGS; via the exons ATGATGGGATTCGACAACCAAGAAGAATCCCACCTCTACGCATCCCAAGAGCACATGGAAACCCTCCTCCTCGACGACGATCCCTCCCCCGCCTCTTTCCCCGCCGCCTCCGAAGCCGCTCGCTTCTCCgatcccctctccctccccTTCGCCGAGATCTCGACGGACGATTACGATTACCCCCCGTCCTCGTCTCCGCAGTCCATTTTCCAACCCCCCAACCCTAACCCTAGCCTTAACCTCAACTCCTCCTCTTTCCAATCGATCCTCGAACCCCCTTCCTACGCCGACGCCGTCTTCCGATCCTTCGACCGGGACCTAATCAACGGCCACGATCGCGCCTCCCTCGACGAGCCTTCCACGTCGCCGGTTTCGCCGTCGAGGTCCGAGTACATTCGGATCTCGGTGTCCGACCCGCAGAAAGAGCTGGAGCTGTCCAATTCGCTCGTTCCCGGATCGAACACGTATCACACTTATTTGGTCACGACCAGGACGAACTTGAAGGAATTCGGGGGGTCCGAATTCAGCGTGAGGAGACGGTTTAGGGAGGTGGTGAGCTTGTCGGACCGGTTGTCGGAGTCGTACCGAGGGTTTTTTATCCCGTTGCGGCCGGACAAGAGTGTGGTGGAGAGTAAGGTGATGCAGGAGGGGGAGTTCGTGGAGTACAGGAGGGATGCGTTGGAGAAGTACTTGAGGAGGCTTGCTGCGCATCCGGTGATTAGGAGGAGTGAGGAGTTGAGGGTGTTTTTGCGGGTGGAAGGGAAGGTTTTCGAGGGGGAGTCGAGGGAGGTGGTGCCGGTGCAGCCAGTGGGGGTGGGgaaagggggagggggaggggggagggatTTGTTGTGGATGTTTAAGGAGTTGAAGCAGTCGGTTAGTTATGATTGGGGCGGGACGAAGCCGCTTGTGGTGGAGGAAGATAAGGAGTTTTTGGAGAGGAAAGATAGGTTGCAGGAGTTTGAGCTGCAGCTCAGTAGTGTGTCTCAACAG GCTGAGTCACTTGTCAAAGCTCAGCAAGACATTGGTGAAACGATGGGGGAATTGGGTTTGGCTTTTGTCAAACTCACGAAGTTTGAGACGGAGGAAGCCATGTATAACTCTCAAAGAGTGCGAGCTGCTGACATGAAAAATGTGGCAACTGCTGCTGTGAAAGCCAGCAGATTGTATCGAGAGTTAAATGCACAGACAGTCAAACATTTG GCTAAACTCCATGAATATCTTGGGGTGATGTTAGCAGTCAACAATGCATTTACAGATAGATCAAATGCTTTGCTGACAGTACAGACTCTTTTATCGGAGCTATTATCGTTGAATTCAAGGATTGAGAAGCTCGAGGTTGCTTCATCCAAAATATTCGGTGGAGACAGGAAAAGGATTCTCAAAATAGAAGAGTTGAAAGAAACTGTTAGAGTTACTGAGGATGCAAAAAGTTGTGCAGTCAAAGAATATGAAAAGATCAAG GAAAACATTAAGAACGAGCTTGAAAGGCTAGACAAAGAAAGACACAATGATTTTATGAGCATGTTGAAAGGCTTTGTAGTTAATCAG GCAGGATACGCAGAGAAGATGGCTAATGTGTGGGAAATGGTTGCAGAGGAAACAAGTGGATACGCAAAAGATGGTAGCTGA
- the LOC131301577 gene encoding PRA1 family protein B3: MAAPPTLPISNPAQSQPPISATTTPAFRAFLTRLSYSFRQLSSNRRPWPELLDRSSLSRPDSLSDAASRIRKNSSYFRVNYLTLIALVLSLSLLSHPFSLLVLLSLLAAWLFLYLFRPSDQPLVVLGRTFSDRETLGVLVVSTVVVVFLTSVGSLLISALLVGIGIVCAHGAFRVPEDLFLDDQEAGSTGFMSFLGGAASSAAAAAAPAVISARV, translated from the coding sequence ATGGCTGCACCACCAACCCTCCCAATCTCAAACCCCGCCCAATCGCAGCCCCCCATCTCCGCGACCACCACCCCCGCCTTCCGCGCCTTCCTCACCCGCCTCTCCTACTCCTTCCGCCAACTCTCCTCCAACCGCCGCCCCTGGCCCGAGCTCCTCGACCGCTCCTCCCTCTCCCGCCCCGACTCCCTCTCCGATGCCGCCTCCCGCATCCGCAAAAACTCCTCCTACTTCCGCGTCAACTACCTCACCCTGATCGCTCTcgtcctctccctctccctcctctcccatcccttctctctcctcgtcctcctctccctcctcgCCGCCTGGCTCTTCCTCTACCTCTTCCGCCCCTCCGACCAGCCCCTCGTCGTACTCGGCCGCACGTTCTCGGATCGAGAGACCTTGGGCGTCCTGGTCGTGTCCACCGTCGTTGTGGTGTTCCTCACCAGCGTCGGATCCCTTCTCATCTCAGCCCTGCTCGTTGGGATCGGGATCGTTTGCGCCCACGGCGCGTTTAGGGTTCCCGAGGATCTGTTTCTCGACGATCAGGAGGCGGGGAGCACCGGCTTCATGTCGTTCCTCGGTGGCGCCGCCTCTTCCGCCGCCGCCGCGGCTGCTCCAGCCGTTATTTCCGCTAGGGTTTGA
- the LOC131301576 gene encoding uncharacterized protein LOC131301576 isoform X2, protein MESAALLRSLNCSVGSLSHVQSILKRPCMVALHNVSSPTLSKSRNQSFALGGKLASPIRQEGMTVSCANTLETTSMTMSDDGVRQGSHNKNPLPRATFPSGFEALILEVCDETEVAELKLKVGDFEMHLKRNIGAAEVPMAVDYLTTYAPVSSSPTSEAAPAPSLPPPPPPPPLPPKSSTEKMSPFVNVSAEQSAKLAALEASGCSEYVFVKSPKVGSFQRSRTHKGVRKPLNCKEGDVIREGQVICYVDQFGTVLPVRSDVDGEVLKYLFNEGDPVGYGDPIMAVLPSFHDIE, encoded by the exons ATGGAGTCCGCCGCTCTTCTGCGCTCCCTCAACT GTTCTGTTGGCAGTCTATCACATGTGCAATCCATACTTAAGAGACCTTGCATGGTTGCTTTGCATAATGTCTCTTCGCCTACCTTAAGTAAATCACGAAACCAAAGCTTTGCACTTGGTGGGAAGCTTGCTTCTCCAATAAGGCAGGAAGGAATGACAGTATCATGTGCAAACACGTTGGAAACTACCTCGATGACTATGTCTGATG ATGGCGTACGACAAGGATCGCACAATAAGAATCCTTTGCCACGTGCAACCTTCCCTAGTGGATTTGAG GCGTTGATTCTGGAGGTCTGTGACGAAACGGAGGTTGCTGAGCTGAAACTAAAG GTTGGAGACTTTGAAATGCATCTGAAGCGTAATATAGGTGCCGCAGAAGTTCCCATGGCTGTAGATTATCTCACAACTTATGCACCTGTTTCCAGCAGCCCAACAAGTGAAGCAGCTCCTGCTCCCTCCctaccaccacccccaccacctccGCCTCTACCTCCAAAATCCTCCACAGAAAAAATGAGTCCATTTGTAAATGTCTCTGCAGAACAATCGGCGAAGCTAGCTGCACTGGAGGCTTCTGGATGTAGTGAATATGTTTTTGTGAAGTCTCCAAAA GTTGGCTCATTCCAAAGGAGCAGAACACATAAAGGAGTGAGGAAACCTCTAAATTGCAAAGAG GGTGATGTAATCAGAGAAGGACAAGTGATATGCTACGTGGatcagtttggtaccgtacttCCTGTGAGG TCAGATGTGGATGGAGAGGTCTTAAAGTATCTCTTCAATGAGGGAG